The following DNA comes from Sparus aurata chromosome 3, fSpaAur1.1, whole genome shotgun sequence.
ttaacgctgagttaaatgagtacaatgagtataagtagttgctaaagctactttttttaacaGTAGTTTTACTAaccacatttctccaggggtagaaatgtagtttgttaaaactactgccaggctgaactacatgtagttttacaagctacacttccaaagtagcttccccaacactggttCTGCCTGACTGGTGTACATCCCAACAAGACAACTAAATAGACTGAAACAGATCGGTCAGAGTTcatatgacaaagaaaacatactggatgcagacaaacactgatttaaaaatgtttatgttcacTGGGCAAAATCAGAAATGTACTAAACTGTGAGCTTCACTTGCTCATATTTACAGCGTCATCATTTCCACCTGTCATaccagcagaaatgttcattcCTGGTCGATTCCTATATTTTATTCTATGCTTTTCAAATCTTTAAGTTCTCTGAAAGACAGAAATCTTTTCTTCTGACAGAATGTGTACGACTTAACTGAGCCcataaaaaacagcagcagaacagaagAACTATTAAGGGTGTTTCCACTGAAAAGCTCAGAGCAAAAATAAAGGAAGTGACAACATCTTCATGGATCTGTGGCAGCTTCTGATAAATGACTGACCCAGTGATCTTAGTGAGGTGGTCCAAAGGATGAAGGGCACATTGGACTGAAAGGTTCCTTCTGTGGAAATGTTAGAGAAGTAGATATGCCTGTATCATATCGACAGAGGGATTGTTGTtgtgacacaataaaacaataactaTACTGAACAACAAGCAGTAAATCTCTCCTGAACGTGTCAGACTCCCCAACGTTTGATGAGCAGTGAACAtttattacttgtttttaaCTTCCTTGTTCACTTTTCAGAGACCTGGGTGATTTTTATCCAAAGTTTctgtaataattattattattgtctaatgataataaaataagtaaTGTTAAGCCTGCAGTGAAACTTCAGTGTGACACTGAGTGTAAATGACAACAGCTTCATGGATTCATTGCGGCCTCTGATAAATCATGTTCCTTGTTATCTAAATATCCTGGCCCAAAGGTCCATTTCTGCTGAATAGATATGAGAAGTAatcgtttcgtttcgttttcttttccgcttttccttcagggttgcgggatgttgccgctctTTATCCCCCCgtggggggttgcggggcttactggggccaaatccagtttgacttatgggcgaaggccagggtacaccctgaacgagtcgccagctccttgcaggacccttactgatggcagtggctgccctacagggtgccaactgcacatcaggagcaattctggggttcagtatcttgctcaaggatacttcggcatgtagctcagtcccaccccaggggagccggggattcgaaccagcgaccttctgatcactggtccaccagctcaacccactgagctacagccgccccggAAGTAATCGTGACTGTGTCATTACAAACATGACACAGTCTAACAGCTGTTGATggagagtgaacagtgatgccCTGGTTAATTGTGATTGTCGTACACGTTGGACCAATGATACGACACCAGCAGTGTGAACACCCTCTCTGAGACCTATAAAAGAAAGTGGGCTCTCTTCTGTCTGTACAACATTCTCACTATCATCCGACAGAGCAGATCACTGCGACTCCAAAGACTTCAGAGACTCTCCGACCATCACATCAACCCCTCGTCCTGCAGCTGTGACAGAGACTCTGACTCCAACATGTTCTTGTTCCTCTTCTTGTTTGGTCTGGCTCTGGGTGCTGTGTCTCCTTCAGATGTGCCTCAAGTGAAGCTGCTGCGTGGCGGCTGTCCCATGTTCTGGTTCAGCTTCAACAGACGCTGCTACAAGTACGTCGCTGCACCTTTGACCTGGGCTGATGCAGAGCTGTACTGTGTGTCAGAGGGAGCCAACCTGGTGTCTATCCACAGTCTGGAGGAACAGGAGTTTGTCAAAACCCTGATCAAGAACTTTGACCACACTGAGGGACGCACCTGGATCGGACTCAGTGACATCCACAAAGAAGGCAGATGGATGTGGTCTGATGGTTGTGCAGTGGACTTTGTCTTTTGGGGATCAGGACAGCCAAACAATGTTGGAGGAAATGAAGACTGTGTTCACACCAACTCTCAAACAGATCGGAGGTGGCACGATAACCGTTGTTCTTTTACTATCTCATCTGTTTGTGGATCTTAGATAAAGTGTCCTTAGCAACTGAGATAGTTAGATGTGCTAAAAGAGTTGTGCTGTGTTTTCCTCATTTAGATAAGTGTTAAAAAGCTCTATATTTCAACAGTCATCACAGTTACTGAGTGTTTGGAGGAACAGAACAAACATTCAGTCTGGATGAGCAGGATGTCATCAGGTTATCAAGAACTTTAAATCTGCTCAGGGACTTACCTGGATTGGACTCTGAGGTGATCGGTGACTTTCCACCTGTTGCTCTGTAGTAATGCATGAAGGCTGCGTGAGACAGATTTAAATGTGATGATTGAAGTGTTTGTACAGAAGTGATTTCATTAACCTTCATTTTTATCACTataacatgaaacatttctgtattCCTCACTCGCACATTAAAACATCTATAAGAACATCATGTTACCAATAAAATGGTAAAAAGGTACTTTACTCATTAACAGCTCAAGAATACAGTTTGTTGTTTGATGATTATAATGTTGTCTTTTACTCCAGCTCACTGCTTTTGTTTCCACTGAAGTTTTAATTCTTTTCATATCTTCCATCtgtaagtaaaagtacaataataAGGTATTTGTACTGAAGCCCAGTCCTCTGCTGGTTTGTCCTCATTTTTGAAATTCTCCTTGTGTTGtttgcattttggattttggatccCAGCTGATCATTAAAACTTCTTTTACCTTCCTACCTCTGTGTGTCCTGCGTTTGGGTCAGTTCATgaaaaactcttaaaggtcccatttgTAAGAAAACACTGACGCCTTGGGATGgcggccgacccgacctacaatcccagTGAggcagtatttgacgagttggcagtgagactcaaaaatcaactttataCTTCTGCTCCATATTTCACTGCTCAATATTGTAATTACTTTACTTCACTagtcactagttactttgcagatccAGATCAATGATGCAAAGTACAATCAATGAAAATACTATAATTTCATATTGTACATTAAGATTAAACTAAGATCTTAAAACTTATAAGCCATTATTGATTAACATCTGTTTTTAGTTTGTTAAGGAAAATCTCCACAATTGTTTTCTGGAAGAGGCAGAAAATGTTTCTGTGCAAACTGTGGAGACAAACGGCTTCACATGGCAAACTGAAATGTCTGATCTCACCTGTTCATCATGACTACATTTGTACATGAAGTAGAATTTAAAAGAAATGCAGTAATCACAAGACTGAGTTGAGCATTCATTTGACATACTGAATATCAGCTTTAAATGGATCAAAGCAAATAACTTAACTTGTTCTTGATCAAACTCTGTAGTGTGTGAGATACAGCTGTGACGACCCTGTCTGCTTTGTGTTCACTCATTTCTGTGCAGGTGATTGAGAAGGCGTGTCAGGAGGAGATGCCTCACCTGAAACTGATCCACATCAGGGCTCCTCCTGCCTGTATAACCTGTCTGtcaatcatctctctctccttcacagCATGCagggtttctgtttggtttgatttatttcctacacttacacacaaacccacacacttcacacaccACTGATAAACTGACCTTCATACTTGATCTTATTTTTGTATATAGTTGTTTAGATTAGTTCAATAAATTCTTCTGTTAAGTGAAATCTCTGTGTTGTCtccctgttttgtctgaacTCAGAGCTGGTTCATGACACAACCATTTCTGTATCACACTGTTTCTAATCATTAGAAACAAGGAGGAACTCACTTCAtggtccatccatccatccattgtcaactgcTTATCCAAAATCAGGTCGCGAGGGCAGCAGCTTCggtagcgagccccagacatccctttccccggccacatcagctaactctgactggggaatccccaggcgctcccaggccagagaagagatataatccctccacctggtcctgggtctacccctaggtctcctcccagttgtacgtgccaggaacacctccctaggaagtcgccctggtggcatcctcatcagatgcctgaaccacctcaactggcccctttccacgcagaggagcagcggctctactccgagtccctcccggatggctgagcttcttaccctatctctaagggagaccccagccaccctgcgaagaaaacccatttcggccgcttgtctccgcgatctcattctttcggtcatgacccatcactcatgaccataggtgagggtagggacgaagattgaccggttgatcgagagctttgcctttcggctcagctcccttttcgtcacaaccgtgcagtgaagcgcatgcaacaccgcacacgctgctccgactctcctgtcaatctcccgccccatcatcccctcactcgtgaacaaaaccccgaggtacttgaactccttcacttagggcaaggacacattccccacctggagtaggcaatccaccggtttcctactgagaaccatggcctcagatttagaggtgctgatcctcatccctgccgcttcacactcagctgcaaactgatccagtgagcgttgtagatctacagccgatgatgccatcaagaccacatcatctacaaaaagcagtgatgcgatcttaaggtcaccgacctgtaacccctccataccacgactgcgcctcgaaatcctgtccatgtaaatcacaaacaggattggggacaaggcacagccctggcggaggccaacacccacttggaacaagtccgacttacttccaAGTATACGCacgcagctctcgctttgagaatatagggattggatggccctgagaagggcctcccacagaacatcccgggggacccggtcgtatgccttctccagatccacaaaacacatgtggactgggagattgtactcctaggccccctccaagacccctgccagagtaaagagctggtccgttgttccacgaccaggatggaatccgcattgttcctcttcaatctgaggttcgacaatcggccggaccctcctttccagcaccttggagtagactttcccaggcaggtagagtagtgtgatacctctgtaattggcacacaccctctggtcccccttcttaaagagagggatcACCACACttgtttgccactccttcggcaccgaccccgacccccacgcaaagttgaagaggcgtgtcaaccaagacagcccctcaacacccagagccttcagcatttctggtagtatctcatcgatccctggggctttgccactgtggagttgtttgactaccacagtgacttcacccagggaaatcggcgatgataccccatcatcctccagctctgtctccattacagagggtggctgagtgggattcaggaggtcaccaaagtactccttccaccgccctatgacctcctcagtcgaagtcaacaaggtcccatccttgctgtacacagcttggatggttccccgtttccccctcctgaggtggcggACAGTTTTCCAGAAGCGCTTTGGCGCCGCCCGAAAGTCCTACTCCATGGCCTCAccgaactcctcccacacccgctgctttgcctctgccacagctgcggctgctgcccttcgggcccgtcggtaccccaaaactgcctcaggagtcccccgggacaacatgtccctaaaggactccttcttcagtcggacggcttccctgaccaccggtgtccaccacggtgtccgagggttgccgccccttgaggcacctaagaccctatggccagaggacacagctgcagcttcaacaatggaagatttgaacatcgtccattcaggttcgatatccccagcatccacagggatgctagagaagctccttcggaggtgggagttgaaggcttctccgacaggggcctcccccagacgttcccagcttacccgcactactcgtttgggcttaccaggtctgtccagggatttcccctgccaccgaaaccaactcaacaccaggtggtgatcagttgacagctctgcccctctctttacccgagtgtccaaaacaCGCGGTCGAAGatcagatgatacgatcacaaaatcgatcattgaccttcgacctagggtgctctggtaccacgtacacttatgagcatccttgtgttcgaacatggtgttcattatagacagaccgtgactagcacagaagtctaataatagaacaccactcaggttcagatcggggaggccgttcctcccaatcacgcccctccaggtatctccgtcattgccgacatgcgcgttgaagtcccccttgcagggccccagccaggacctccaagaaggcAGCATACTCCGAACTGCTGTTCAGTGCATacgcacagacaacagtcagagttttccccccagcccttaggcgtagggaggcgaccctctcgtccaccggggtaaactccaacacggcgGCGCTCAGCCGGAGACTTGTGAGTATCCCCACACCCGCCCGGTGCTTCACACCTTTGGCAAATCCGGAGAAGAATAGTGTCCAGCCCCTTTCCAGGAGTTTGGAACCAGAGCCGGTAATGTGTGTGGAGGcaagccccaccagatccaaccggtaacgcttaacctcccgcaccagctccggctccttccccccaagagaggtgacattccacgtccccagagtcagcctcTGCCGCCCAGGTCTGGGCGGCCGAGGcccgccaccaccaccgccacccaTGTGGCAGCGCACCCGACCCCAGCGGTTTCTCCTGCGGATGGTGGGTCCACGGGATGGGGGTTTTTCACAATAACACTGGTGGAAACAGAGCTTCCTGTTGTCACATGTTGTCACATGTTCAACAGACTTCATGCTCCTGATGACCAGACTCAAGTTAGAGTTCACTAGAATGTAGATCTTCCAGAGAGAAACCCAGAAAGACACGATGACAAGTGGAGAACcaagaagaacacacacacacacacacacacacacacacacacacacacacacacacagggaagaAGGCCAGCCAGCagaggcagtgtgatgctttggacgatgttctgctgggaaacctcgGGTCCTGCCATCCCTGTGGATGTTACTCTGACACGTACCACCTGCCTCagcattgttgcagaccatgAACACAGTATTCCCTGATGactgtggcctctttcagcagggTAATGGACGACAAACCAAAATGGTTCGGGATGGTTTGAGGAGCACAACAAGGAGTTTGAGTTGTTGATTTGGCCTCCAAATtgcccagatctcaatccaacaGCGTATgtgtgggatgtgctggacaaaccAGTCCGATCCATGGGGGCCCCACCTCACAACTTACAGTTCTGCTGCTGacatcttggtgccagataTGATAAAAGGAGGGCATAGATTTTAGATATTAAGGGAGATATTGAAGAAGCTGAGTGGGCAACAGCTTGTTTAAAAGCTCAGTCACAAACCATTAGTACTCAAATGAAACTGCTACAATTTAAGTGGTTAATGAGGACATGAGACCCCTGAGAAACTCAATAAATGGTCCCCTTCCAGAtacatgtgtgaaatgtttgaCTGAGAAAGGTACTTTAATTCATTGTGTATGGGAATGTCCTAAGCTGGTGGCTTTATGGAAAATGGTTGTCCGCACAGTAAAATAGCAGGTATTCAGGTACTCTGCAAAGCAAAACTTTGTATTCTAGGGATATTACCAGATTGCTTTATTGTTAACTCAAAGTGTAAGACTCTGATCAACTTTGGCCTCCTGCAGGCCAGGAGGATGGCTGCTCTATCTTGGAGAGAGACTGAAGTATCCGCTACACAATCTTGGATTAGAAAGATGGCAATGTGTGTTACATTAGAAAAGCTAACCTGTGTAATTACGGGTGAAGTGCAAGAGTTTGAATGTTTATCTGTAATGCTGTCTAgtgtgaacattttattttatatttaatttatctattattattgttattattttatatatacacacatatgtgtatatatgtgtgtgtgtgtgtatatatacaaatacctgtatatatgtatatatataaaacaatgtatgttttttatgtgtgtgtatgcagcgATGTCTGCCTGCATCTCATTGTGCAACTAGTGTTGTATGTGTCAATGTGTATTGTATTTTCTTAttgaaaatcaataaaaaacattgttaaaaaacaacTGATAGCTTCATGTGCTCATATTTACAGCGTCATCATTTCCATCTGTCATACCAGCAGAAATGTTAATTCCTGGTCAATTCCTACATGTAATTCTAGCTTTTCAAATGTTCAAGCtctctgaaagagaaaaaatttTCTTCTGACAAAAAATAGACGACTTAACTGAGTCCattacaaacagcagcagaacaaaatAATTATCACTGGTGTTTTCACTGAAACGCTCAGAGCAAAAATAAAGGAAGTGACAACATCTTCATGGATCTGTGGCAGCTTCTGACGAGTCACGTGGAAAAGATATGAGAAGTAGAAATGCCTGTATCCTATCAACAGAGGGATTGTTGTTGTGACACAATAAAACTATAATTAAACTGAACAACAAGCAGTAAATCTCTCCTGAACGTGTCAGAATCCACAACGTTTGATGAGCAGTGAACAtttattacttgtttttaaCTTCCTTGTTCACTTTTTAGAGTCCTGGTTCATTTTATCCAAAGTTTCtgatgagactgttgttgttcCAGTAGATGATAATAGTTTTGCATTGCAGTGTGAATAATGTGAAGTTAAACATTTGTGAGTGACATACGTCACAGTCGGTCCTGCAGCAGAGATGTGCTGTAGAGCTCTGGGCTCCTGCTCTGTTTAACACAGTGGCGTTTTCTTGCAGAGGCCAAGGGAAGCCAGGCTTCCTCACTTTTTTCAGAATATAACCGTCATTTAataaaaagacttttttttaacagtttacgTAATCCTCCTGTGTTTTGCCTGtcgtctcctcctcgtctctcttcaTTAACTATTGAGCGTTTCATAATGTGTAAAACAGCGCCCCTCTAAATGTTACGTGGTGAATGAGCGTTGAAAACATGGTACtgcactctgttctctgtgaggAGGCCAAGCTGAGCTGGCCTCCcttcgtgaaaaaaaaaaagaatgattgaCCAATCAGGTGAGGCGTTTGGCACGACACTGCTcccctgtgattggtcaggacaGTGTTAAGGGAAGCCGCGAACTCGTTGGCATCACGCCAATCAAATCACAGTACGTTAACGTCATTGAATGAAATGAcggaagttgttgttttgtgtcaatACTTGGTAAGCTAGCAAAAATATTAAGCGCAAGTATGGAGGGTGGAGATTTGGAGTAtttagtaaaaaataattttactaaACTGCCTCTACAGCAGCAACTCAAGTCCGAATTAAATCTGACGGCAGGCTAACACCAACACTAGCGCTCCTTACTGAGATGAAGAAAAGTTTTCGGACTTTTAATGAGGAGAATTACGTCCGCACCGAGTGGCTAGCTGGTAGCGCCAAGCTTGGATTAACGAGGCTCTGGATTTGGCAAAAAGTCTGagcacaaagaagcacaatgagcaggtgaagaaaaaactggatattttaatgGGACTCATCGTTGCAGCCCTGTACCTTGCGCGCCAAGAGCAAGCGTTCAGGGGTCACAATGAGGCCACTGGCAGCGCAAACAGGGGCAATTCTGTGGAGTTGGTGCATGCTTTTGTGGAGTTTGACACCGAGgtcttcaaactgctgcagcgtATGCTCACGATTACGGCTACCAGCGCATCAGCAGAGCGCTCATTCTCCTTTCTAAAGAGGAACAAAACTGAGGAACACATGTGGACAGGACAGGCTTGTAAACGTGACCAAGATATCCATTGACTCTGTTGTTGTGGAGGACCTAAAAGCCAGTGGGAAGTTATACGACATGGTCACGATCACTTTGCCACCATGAGAGACAGGAGGATGGCCTTCCTCTACGAATAGGGTGAGGAaaacgctttttttttctgtgcgcaTCATAATGATGTGATTATAGTCCTTATTGTGTCTTGCTTGCTTTGA
Coding sequences within:
- the LOC115578428 gene encoding lactose-binding lectin l-2-like encodes the protein MFLFLFLFGLALGAVSPSDVPQVKLLRGGCPMFWFSFNRRCYKYVAAPLTWADAELYCVSEGANLVSIHSLEEQEFVKTLIKNFDHTEGRTWIGLSDIHKEGRWMWSDGCAVDFVFWGSGQPNNVGGNEDCVHTNSQTDRRWHDNRCSFTISSVCGS